CAAGCACCGAAAAACAGGCTAGATATTTGAGGAGGGAgccaatgtttattttttcctttacatgTAATACATTTCCATTTTGTGAATATACTTTTTTCCCTGGAATAGATtctttctccatttaaaaaaattcattctatgCCCAAAGGGTTTCCAAGCTGCCTATACTACATAATGGCTTTGCTCTTGTGAACGTGGGGTGTGCCCTCTCACCCTTTATCCTGTCTTAGCCCATTGGATTGTTCACAATGGCAAGAGGAAAAATTTCTTCTGGAAGGGTGTGAATTTTTATGCCTCTAAACAGTGGAAAGTCACGAAGCATCCTGTAAAGAATTGCTGTGATTCACTGATAGTTCATAAacttaaggaaataatcagattTCCTCTCACGATGATTTACCACCCTAACGTACCGAATCTTGGCAGGGGGGGAGTAGGTAGCGTCCCAGTTGTATTCTGGCGATAACACCTTGGCGGGTTTGTTGATGAAAAAGTATTTGTTCAGGTACCTTTCATAGGTGCTGTTAAGCCCCTTCTCGATGTCGAGAATGACTCTGTTGAGATAGTCCTCGATGAGGCTCAGGATCATGTGGGGGGTGCCGCCGATCACAGACCCATCATAGTAGAAGTCCCCCTGCCCAAATGGTATGTAAGCAGCTGAGTTTGGCTTCCTCTCGTAAGGTAAATTGTTGGTGTTTCTAAAATACCACCACGTGTGGAGCTGAGCCACAGACGTGCCCAGGGTCTCCACCCCAAACTCGCTCTGGAAGACCTGGTTGACCGTCATGCTGAAGAGAAAGTCCACCTCAGCCTGGATGTGGCTCACGATGTACTCCCCCAGACCCTTCATCTGCACCAGGTGCGGGTTGTACCACCAGCCCTCCTTGTTTATTGGGAGCACCCTGAGTGTTCGCAGAGGGCCCAGCTGTATTTCTGGCACCCTGAAGAAGAGGTCTGCTATGATGTAGAAGATGACTCTGTAGCCAGACATGAAGTGCAGGTTCGCCGACTTCAAGAATGTCTTCAGGTACTGGTGTGAAGACCTGGGACACACGAAGGAAGGGACTTATTCTCCTGCACTTCCTCAGGAGGAGGACGCCATCAGACACGCTGCCCCATACAGGCGTGGCTGGTGCTGAAGGGTCCCCACAGTGAGGGCAGAGAAGTCATGTCTGTGGTGACTTCAGCTGAATTGGTGGGTGTGAGAAAAGGAGATGAGAGCCAAAGGGACATTAGCCAGGACATTCCCAAGTGGCGTGGAGGACCTGGCCACCAGCAGGGAAAACAACCACTACAAACATTTTGTACAAGATAGCCAGAAAAAATAGTTAGCGTCAATAATGGCAAGTTCTTTGGAGGCAGATGGCCCATGGATGTTTTTCCTTGCTTTTCCTAAATAAAACAGGGCAAAGGTTTGCGGCACCTACCTGCTAGTAGCAAAGACAGCAAGGCCCACCGTGATGTTCTGTCTGCTGTAGTATTTCTCCAGGGCCTGCCTGTCAAAAGTCCCATCCCATATGACTGGAGCAAGCCAGTCTGTCATCGTCACGACATCAAGGCGGTTTCTGCAGAACAAACAAGAAATGGGTTACTAAGGTGGTGGCGGGCACACCAGTGGGTCACTGCTGCTTAGTAGCACCCACCATGTGCCAGGCTCTACATCTGTGTGCATAGGTCACTCATTCTGTCCCCTTGACGCCCATGTGAGCCCAGGCACCACCTTTCCTAAGCTTTAATGCAGCTCAAAACTAGGCTTCACAGAGTCAGAATTTCCCCAGGAGACTGGAAGGCAGCAGGGAGCTGGGGACAGGGATTCTTCCCTCCCTGTgcacctcttcctctccctcctctccctccccttttcttAGACACTTCTCAGGGTGCCATTTCACATTCCCCTTCACACTTTAAGCCCACCAGTGCAATACAGCAGAAACGGGAAGATGAGAccagaaagggagagagacatTTGCTTTCAGTAGTAATGAAACTGCCATGGGATTCACATTATGTAAGACCAGTTCAGTATTTGAAACCAACAGAAACCATCACATCAAAAGCTAAAAACAGTCACATATCCCTGTctataaacatacaaaaactaTACTAAGTCCAATGCACAATTCATGAtaaaatatctcaggaaaaactagaaatagaGGGGAATTACTTCAACTTGGTTAAGAGCGTCTGCACAAATCCCACAGCCAACACACTGGATGGAGCAAGATGGACGTGTTCACCTGTGATCAGGAGCATGGCAAGTTCTAACACCGTGACAGAGGGCTGGCCACTGCATCAAGGCCAGAAATTGCAATAAAAGGCCTCAGGTGGAAGGGAAATAATCACACTGTCCCTGTTTGCAGATTACTTGATTGTCTAcacagaaaatcctaaggaagctaaaaaaaagaaaaatctggaacTAATAAGTGAATTCAGCAAGGTGGCAGGGTACACGATGAGCAGATGAAAAACTAGTCtcctggcagtgcctgtagctcagggggtagggtgctggccgcatacaccgaggctggagggtttgaacctggcctgggccagctgaaacaacaatggcaactacaacaacaacaacaataacaaaatagccgggcatcgtggtgggtgcctgaagccccagctacttaggaggctgaggccagagaatcacttacgcccaagagttaaaggttgctgtgagctgtgacaccatggtactctacccagggagacagagtgaggctctgtctcaaaaaaaaaaaaaaaaccacaacaaaacaaaactaaggaaCAAAAACCTAGTCTCCTTTCTATACACAAAACGTGAAAGTGCAGAAActcttattaaaaacaaatgctaTTCACAGttgctccaaagaaaatgaaatacttcttTGCTATACTGTATAAAACAGCGATCACTCCCCAACCTCTCTTCCCTGCACTTCCTGGCAAggactaatctactttctgtctttgtaGATTGACTTGTTCTGGACATATGTTTGATAATATTGTATGGCCATATCACATTTCACTCATCAGCTGATGGATAATTGAGTTATATACactttgactattatgaatatgCAACTATGAACACTCATATACAAGTTTTTCTGTGAAcataatggttttaatttttcgGGGTATATGCCTAGAGGTGGAATTGAAGGTGCTGTagtgaagtctccaactattattgttga
This region of Nycticebus coucang isolate mNycCou1 chromosome 2, mNycCou1.pri, whole genome shotgun sequence genomic DNA includes:
- the GLT6D1 gene encoding putative glycosyltransferase 6 domain-containing protein 1, which produces MYQTGTIGPALWKTVQQLGTKPHSDFLPQPSIVLLGIYTELKASVPTKPWTRLFISALNWEQTSCPSIAVAEIKVRDLHSKEEELLKQLDDLKVQLPPHVSKTQKENLRKFYKGRKYHPLDLRAKKTCTAPDKLWSTDDQEHKEQPHPPLQEHRSGRRSGPSLTGPTKTQNWKKKNVIQTLKHEGKEESEKSTCCDSDQQVFWKQQNLQRREKGHAQVTLGIEATREPCVQADQAPPRRSAHQQPSTSVMYVELSSERQVELQLSDWFKPRNRLDVVTMTDWLAPVIWDGTFDRQALEKYYSRQNITVGLAVFATSRSSHQYLKTFLKSANLHFMSGYRVIFYIIADLFFRVPEIQLGPLRTLRVLPINKEGWWYNPHLVQMKGLGEYIVSHIQAEVDFLFSMTVNQVFQSEFGVETLGTSVAQLHTWWYFRNTNNLPYERKPNSAAYIPFGQGDFYYDGSVIGGTPHMILSLIEDYLNRVILDIEKGLNSTYERYLNKYFFINKPAKVLSPEYNWDATYSPPAKIRYVRVVNHRERKSDYFLKFMNYQ